The region CTGCCCAGTTGGTCGGCAGTCAGCCCAGCCGAATTACCCGTCAGGATCAGCGCGTTGCTGTAGGCGTCTGCCTCTTCGGAGCCTTTGTAAAAGGCATACCCCAGCGTCACTGCGGCAGCAGCCGACACGGTAAAGGGGTTGATCAGGCCAAGGATGTAGCCGCCTAAGGCGCGCGCTGCCGGGCCAAGCCCGCCGAACATGTCCTTGAGCTGGCCGCCCTGCTGCAAGGCAACCATCATGATCGGCTGGCCAGCGACGATCGACGTGAAAATATCAGTGAACTGAGCCGGTACACCTCGCAACGCTGCAGCGGTGGCCTTTGCAGTCATGCCAGTACTGCTCAGCGAGGCATCCGCACTGCCCAGGGCAGCCCTCGCCTGGTCAATCTTCCCCTTGTACTCAGCGAAAGTCTCAGGATCGAGAGCGCCGCTGGCTTTGAAGCCCTGCAGCTTCTGCTCCATCTGATCCAGACGGCTCATGGCTGCGACAGTAGGGTCGATTTTACCGAGAAGGTCGTCGAGAGCCAGGCCCTGATCGCGCTGTGCGGCTGCTGCGGTCTTGGCGGATCCGGCCAGGCGCTCTTCTGTTACCAGCAAAGCTTGTGCACGGGTGTTGATGGCTGCTTGCCGGCTGGCGTTGTCCGACAGGACGGCATTCGCCTGGCTGGTAACTTCGGCGGTTCGAGCGGTTGCACGGTTCAGCGATTGAACGTACTCACTCGCCTCCAGGGATGCCCGCGCCATGGCCAACAGGCGAGCCTGCTGCTCATCAGCAGTTTCGGCGGCACGGCGGCTTGCCTGGGCGCCTGCGTCCGTGGCGGTGGTCAGCGCGGCCTGTGCTTGCCCGGCCTGCTCAGCCCCAGCCTTGAATGCAGTCATGCCCGCCGCAGCGGTGGTCACGGCACGGCCGACCGTGATCATCTGCTGGGCCAGTTCAGCCTGCTTGGCGTTGAGGGCCTGCAATTCCTGAACTATCTGCCGGGTATCACCTTGCATTCCGCTCAGTGCTGATTCCCAGGCGCGCCCGGTCTTACCCGCCGATTCCTCGCTACGCTTGCCAGCGTCTGCCAGCTTGTCCAGGTCCGTCGCGGCGTGCGCGGCATCGCCGGAATCAACCCGGATGCCCAGTTCGGCAATGGTGGTCATGCTCTACTCCGTTGATTCAGCCATGACGGCCAGAGCCTCGGCCTCCATTACGCGGAGGTCGGGAAAAATGTTGGGAAGGTCGCGGCGCTTGATGCCGAGCATCGAGGCGATGGCCGGGATGATTGAATAATCCAGGCCCGAAGCACCGCCCATGCCCGTCCGCCACTGAGTGGACATTGCCTCGAACAGGCGGAAGGCTGGCCAGGCGTCCGGCCAGACCTCTACCTCTTCCTCGGGAAGGTCGGCGCGGCTCAGGCCGAGCATCGCCAGTTGCCCTTCGGAGGCGCCCTGCTCGTAGACAGCCCTGGCCGCGCTCTTCAGTTTCCCAGACGGGCCGCGCTGTATGCGCTCTGGAAGGCGTCGATGACAGCTTTTGGCGCGCCGGTGCAGGTGCGCACCAGGTCGAGGATGGCGTCGTCGCTGAACTCGTCGTCGAGATCCCAGCCGGCCACGATATCCTTCAGCTGATCAGCCTGAAGCTCGATCTCGGCGGCAGTGGCGTCCTTCCAGCTGACACCCTCCTCCTTCGCCTTTTCCGCCCAAGCATCGCGCGCCTTGTTCCAGCGGTCGAACATCTCGGACAGCGCGATACGGTCCAAGTAACGGAACTCGAAACCAACCTCGACCGGGGCGGAGCCGACCCGTGGAAGCTGTACTGCGGCGCCGAACGTTGGGTTCTGCGCGATTTTGATCTTCGCCATGGATCCCCCTTAGGCGTTGTAGCGGGTCGGGCGACCGGACAGGCCGATGCTGATGGTACGGGTCATCAGCTGGTTGCGGTCCATGGTCGGGGTGCTGGTGATGCTCACGTAGCCGGGCATCAGGATCTGGCGATTGCCAGGCAGCTTCAGGCGGACAACCGCAAGCTCCTTGGAGTCGTCATAGCCCTCGACCACGCTGACATATCCGGCCTCGGGCTGATCTTCGACGGCGATCGAAACGCTGATCGGGTTGCGGTTGGTGGGGAACTGGAGGTCATCGTCATTCTCCAGGTAGCCAACGGTGAGAAACTGCTGCTCGCCACCGGATACAGTGAAGGCGGTGACCTTGGAGATCTGGGTCCAGCCCGAAACCGGTACAACAGACCCGGCGCCAGCACCTGCGGTGAAGCGCTCCTCGTTGGTGGTATCGAGACCGGCCAGGGAGAAAGCGTCGGTGGTAACACCGGACGCCTTGACGGCGCGGTCGTTGATCAGCGCCCAGCCGGAGTTGATCAGCAGGATATCGCCAGCGTCGATGCCGTGACCGACGGAGGCGGCCACCGGCGGCTTGGCGTTGGTCAGGGAGGTGAAAGGTACAGCGGCGCCGAGAACAGAAGCGATCTCGACAACAGAGCCGTTGGGCAGCGGGATGCGTGCGGCCATGGAGTGTTTCCTCATTGATGCCCGCCAGGCGGCGGTTGGTTATGCCCCAGCGGGCGGTTGGTCTGCGACACCCTGATAGGTGAAGCTGGCCGGGACCGTGTAGGTCGCCGGCTCGGTGATCGTGGGACCCTGCTCCAGCGGCTCGACGATCAACCCTTCGAATCCGTTGCGGCTGAGTTCGGTGTCGACGCGGAACAAGGTGCTCAGCTCGTCGACCAGGGCCTCGGCAGTAACCAGGGCCTGGCCCGCTGGGCACACGATGCTGATCTGGTAGATACCCCGGTACTCATAGGCCTCAGCAGCCAAGTAGCGGGTCGTGGTGCTGGCCGGTAATAGGAAGGCCCGGAGGTAGGTTTCACCCGGAGCGGCCTCGAAGCCGTCCTCCATGTGCGCAATCCGGACCGAGCGCGCAGCTGCCCAGGCGGCCAGCTTGATCTCAATCGCCTGGCGGGCGCGTGCGTGGCTCATACCTGGTTGTTCCTGATGGCTTCGTCGACGATGCGTTGGAAGTTGGCCAGGGTCACACGCACCATTCCGTGCGGCGCCTGGGTGGAGTGGCCGTACTCGAGTGGGATCGCATACGGCAGATTGTTCACGATGTAGGCGGTCTGGCCGATTGTCAGCGCCGCGACCTGCGCCTTCAGTTCGGCGATGGTCTCATTACCAGATCGGTCGATCCGATCGAGCTCGCCAGTTGCCGGAGCATCGATGGAGAATTGCCAGTTGCCACGAAAGCGCCCGCCGACATACCCCTGGCCGGCCACAAGACCGTTCACAGCGAAGTTCTGATCGCGCTCTGCCTTGGTGAGTGGCTTGGCGTATCTGACGCCCTTGCGCAGCTTGCCGGCCTTGGTGAAGTTGTCCTGGTTCAGGTTGATAAGGGTGTTGCGCACCGTAACCTTGAAGTCGTAGCTGTCAGCAGCCCTAGTGTTAGCCGCTCGATGAGCTACGTTGGCCTTCCAGATCTCGGGATCGCCCACTGGCGACATGCGGATGACACTGCTACCAACCTCAATAACGATCTCGCGAAACGTGGCATCAAGCGCCTGCTCAGCCTGCTCCGCGAAAGCCCGAATGGCTTCAGCGAATCCGCCCTGCAGCCCGCCATACCGCTGCGTCATGTGTGAACCGCGTGGCATGGTCACTTCCTCAACTGAATGGTCCAGGTAGCCTGAGCGGGGTCTTCAGACACGCTGAGTGCTCGGTAGCCGCTAACTTGGTCGCCGATTTTGGGCGCGGCAGGGGTTTCGCTTACCTGCCCACCCTGCCCCTCAAACAGCTCGTTCTGGAGCACCAGCAGCTTCACATCCTCGGTCTGGATACGAGAGCCATCGATCTCCTTTGCCAGGTAGCTGCCGAACACGCCCCGTCCGACGTAGTAGGTAGTGGAAGCCGGCACCGTACCGCCGATCGCGGGATCGTACCCACTCTTTACGGTGCGGGATCCAGCAACCGGCTTCACCGTGTCGGCCAGACCGTCAGGATCATCGAATGCTTCCGCCAGGTCGGCCTGGACCTCTTCGCGCATGCCCATTTGAAATACACTCCAGCCAATCCCCAAGAAGAGATCGATCATGAATAAAAAAGCTGAATGCGAGGCCGCCATCCGCCACCTTGTCCACGAATGGGCAAAAGCCCAAGAGCAGCCTTCAGGCTGGCACCCGAGCTTCGGCTCATTCAAAAGCTGGCTTCGCGACCAAGGCTATGGCCACTACTTGGAATTCAGGAGCGTGATGCCGGCCAGCGACGTCGCTGAACAGTGGTTCGATCAAGAGCTGAAGCAGGGATGGCGAAACTGATCGCGCTCAAACCCGCTTGAGCAGAACGGTGCCGGATCGTCTGACCCAGGGGGCTATCAGGTCCAATGCGAAGTTCTCAGCCGCGGACAGCTCAACTGAGCCCTCGGCGTAGGTCTTGCTGGTCGAGGTGCCAGACTGAGCTGACACGGTCTTGCTGAGCACCTCTTTGCCGGTGTCCTTGTAGAGCTTGTTCTCGGCAGCCAGCTTGGCCACCTGTGCACCAGCGGACACGATCGCGTCCGGCACCGGGTCTGGCACCGCCCGCCTGATCTTGGCCGTGAGCCAGGCATTGGCCATGGCTACGGCAAGGACCGCATCACCCGAGCCCGCCCAGTCCGGCCCAAGCTTCTGGTCGACGTCAGCGACGGTGATGAAGTCGGTCATGGCTTACTCCTTTGGGATCAGGGCCTGCAGGTCGGGCTTGTTGAGGGCGGCGTCGAAGGTGATGCCCTGGGCCGTCAACCACTCCTTCAGCTGCGGGACCTTCATTTTGTGCGGGTCGGTCTCGTCGTCGCCGCCCTCTGCCTCAATCGCTTTGTCGATCTCGGCCTGGCTGCTCACAGAGGCATAGCCAGCCGGCGGGTAAGCCGAAGCCTTGTAGCCCTCCGCTACCCACTGGGTGATGGTCGGGCCGTCCAGCCGCAGGCCTTCTTCGATCTCGCTGACGCTGATGCCTTGTCGCTGGTAGGCCTCCCCAATGTGCGGAGCCTCGCCCTGCACGGACACCGAAGTGGCCCCGTCGATGACGCCAAAGAATTGGTCCAGACGGCGATAGCAGGTACCGCGCTCGCTGCCCGGGGAGTTGGTGTAGATGACTTTCATGGTGAGCTCCTGCACAGGGCGCCAAGTCGGCGCCCCGCATCATGGGTCAAGGGGTGGCGGTGCCGCTGATGACGGCGGCGAACGGCACCTGCTTGCGGTCGAACACACGTTCCCAGTTCGCAGCGCTGGCGTACTGGGTGGCGTTCGGGCTCAGGTTAAGGTTGTTGCTGCCTTTCCAGCTGAAACCGGCGGGCTGCAGGATGAAGGTCTTGCGTTCCCACAGGACTTCGGCACCGCCGCCATTGCCACCGTCCGGCTTGCGCTGCAGCTCGACCGGCACATGCGGAGTCCCCTCGCCATAACCGAAAGCGCCTTGGCCGAAGAATACCGACAGGAATTGACCGGGCGCATAGGTCAGGCTGTCATCCATGAACACCGGCTTGCCGAGGTAGGTGGCCAGGATGATTTTGCCGGTCGAATCGCGCAGGTACTCAATCAGGTCCTGCTTGACCATCTGGTTCATGACCACCGAGTGGACGCCGATGGCTCCGAACATGTCGGCCGCATCGCCGGCAGTGAAGGCAGCGTCCTGAAACGCGGTGGCGCTGATGGTGGCACCTGCGTCCTTGACCATGTCACCGGCATTGTTGGCAATGTTCGACGCGATGATGCCTCGTGCAGCGCCCAGCAGATAACGCTGCCACTGGCGAGTCCAGTACGTACCGAAGCGGTTGCGGATGTGCTGCATGGGCTCGCTATTGGCCAGCTCAGCAGTGAGGTCGGCAACACCGTAACCTTTGTTGAGGTAAAGCGTGCGGGCCCGCATGCTGCCCTGCTCGGCCTTGCCGACCTCGCCCAAGTCATCCGGGTTGTCGTTGGAGATGTTCGGCGCCTCGTCGGCGTCGAGATCTTGCCAGTAGCTGATCTCGGAGGTGCCCTGGCCGTTGTTGGCGATATTGTCGAGCGTCGGCGAGCGGGTCACGATTCCCGATTCGAAGACGGAAGTTTTTTCAGGGGTGTTCACCGGCGCCAGCGCGCCGTAGTAGTCGCGGACGAAGATGTCCGACAGCTGGGTCGTGGCCATGGATTAGGTTCCTTGGGTGGCTTGCAGTTTTTTGAATGCTTCGGGGTTGTCGCGAGCGATCGCAGCGCGCTCGGTCTCGGTGTACTCACCCCACTTCTTCGTGGCCTTGCCACCGTTGTCGCCGGTCTGCCCGGCACCCTGAGCCCTTGGCCACAGGTGTGTGGCGGTTTCGCGCAGCGATTCCGCCCATTCGAGGGGAGACAGCGGGGTCTTGCCATCCTTCCCGTACACGACTTCGCCGGCACGGTCAGTGGCAATAGGCTCGCCGTCTTCGCTCAGTTTGAAGGTGCCGCGGGCGCGGAGGATGATGTCCTCGGCAGCCTCAGGCAGCGCGCCGGCCTTGATAGCAGCGGCGCGGATGGAGTCGGCCAGCACCTTGTCGCTGTACTTGGCAGCGAAGGCTTCAGCCTTATCAGCGCGCTCGTTGGCGGCCTTAACCTGCTTGTCCAGGTCGCCGCGCAGGCGCTCGGTACGGCGGGTAATGACCTCGTCCAGCTTGCCCTCTGCAATCAGCTTGGTCTCTTCGTCCTGGCCTACTTTGGCCAGCAGGCCCTTCACAGCGTCGATGTCCAGGCCTTCGAACTGGCCCTTCAGCTTGTCGAGCTCAGTCTTGATGGTCTTGTTGGAGCCGATCAGCTCTTGGTTCTTGGACTTGAGGCCCGAGACCTCGCCGTCCAGAAATTTCTGCACCTCGCCGCCCAGCGCTGCCTTGAGGGCTGCGGTTTGGTTCTCGTCGAGGGTGAGGCCGTGGGCGGCCGGGTCGAAGTCAAAAGGCATGTGGCTATCCCCTGGGGATTGATTGGCCCGCCTGGCGGGCATGAAAAAGCCCCGCAATTGCGAGGCCTGTAGATCGCGCCACGAAATCGTGGCTCTGCGTTTTGTGGCGCGGATCAGCTGATTCCGGCCCGATCAAACGCCAACGGTTCCAGCTCCTTGAGCTTCTCCAGCGTCAGCGGCTTGAAGTTCTTGTCCAGTTGCAGTGCGGCGAAGCGCTCGGCCGTCAGACCGCCATCTCGGAACAGCTTGCCGCGCACAGGCCCAAGTGCAGCATCCTGAAACGCCGCTGGCTGCGTTTTGAGCCACTGGTAGTAGACGAGACCTGCCGAGACCTGCGCACCGCCGCCAGCCCCCACGGATGCCCGCGTTGCGCCTTCGGCAAACAGCGCCGACAGCCTGGTTACCGGCACAGTAGTCGAGCGGCAGTTGACGTGTGCCGGCGGCAGCGGCCCCTTCCCTATCTCGAACTCACGACCGTCCAGACTCTTGCAAAGGGTGCTGGTCTTGCGGTCAAGCGTCGACACCCAGCGATAGCCCGGAATGACATCGGCATTTGCCTTGAGCGTCTCCATGCGCGCCGTGGTGGCCACATGCTGGACTGCGGTCTGGACGATGGAGCGGGCGTTTCGGTTGCTGACGGCCAGGACGCCGTCGGTGAAATTCTGTGCTGCGGTACCGCGAATGGCCTGGGTGATCTCGGCGTTGGTCTGCCCCTGCACGACGCCAAGCCGGATGGCGTTGGTTACCCTGGTCGACTCCGTGCGTGTCCAGCCGTTGAGGAAGGATTTCAGCAGCGTGCCGCCGTCAATCCCCGACACCTGCAGCGGCTGAGTGTTGATCGCCGTCCGGATCAGGGCGTCGGTCGGCATGATCGCGTCGATCAACAGCGCTTTGGCCAGGCTACGGCCCTCGAAGGCCGCCTCATACAGCGCGATGTCCACCAGGTCGGACTGCATCCGGTCGCTGAAGGCCTTGTAGATCTCCAGCAGCTTGCCGCCCACCCGCCCAAGGAACTCTTCCAGCCTGCTCCGGCCGTAGGTGGTCAGTTCCTTGCGGGTGAGCTGGTCACGGACATGGCTGTCAGCTCGGCGCAGGTAGGTTTCGAACTTCTTGACCTCGCCAGCTTTGAGCCGCTCCAGCAGTACCGCGTGCCTACTGACCTGCTCCAGCAGCACCTCGTCCGCCGTCTGCGTCGGTTTCGTCGCCATCGTCTTTGTCCAGGTTGACGCCGCCCGCGTCGTGGTCGTCGCCGATCAGCTCGGCCTCTTCGTTGTACGGGCGCTCGGGCAGCTTGCCAGTGGTGAGGTACTGCCAATACGTCTCGGCGCTGATGGTGCCTGCCATGACGCTCTTCTGCAGCTCGGCCAGCACCTGGGCGCTGACCTCAG is a window of Pseudomonas sp. DG56-2 DNA encoding:
- a CDS encoding DUF1799 domain-containing protein, whose protein sequence is MLGLSRADLPEEEVEVWPDAWPAFRLFEAMSTQWRTGMGGASGLDYSIIPAIASMLGIKRRDLPNIFPDLRVMEAEALAVMAESTE
- a CDS encoding phage tail assembly chaperone, which codes for MAKIKIAQNPTFGAAVQLPRVGSAPVEVGFEFRYLDRIALSEMFDRWNKARDAWAEKAKEEGVSWKDATAAEIELQADQLKDIVAGWDLDDEFSDDAILDLVRTCTGAPKAVIDAFQSAYSAARLGN
- a CDS encoding phage tail protein; amino-acid sequence: MAARIPLPNGSVVEIASVLGAAVPFTSLTNAKPPVAASVGHGIDAGDILLINSGWALINDRAVKASGVTTDAFSLAGLDTTNEERFTAGAGAGSVVPVSGWTQISKVTAFTVSGGEQQFLTVGYLENDDDLQFPTNRNPISVSIAVEDQPEAGYVSVVEGYDDSKELAVVRLKLPGNRQILMPGYVSITSTPTMDRNQLMTRTISIGLSGRPTRYNA
- a CDS encoding phage tail terminator-like protein, whose translation is MSHARARQAIEIKLAAWAAARSVRIAHMEDGFEAAPGETYLRAFLLPASTTTRYLAAEAYEYRGIYQISIVCPAGQALVTAEALVDELSTLFRVDTELSRNGFEGLIVEPLEQGPTITEPATYTVPASFTYQGVADQPPAGA
- a CDS encoding HeH/LEM domain-containing protein — its product is MKVIYTNSPGSERGTCYRRLDQFFGVIDGATSVSVQGEAPHIGEAYQRQGISVSEIEEGLRLDGPTITQWVAEGYKASAYPPAGYASVSSQAEIDKAIEAEGGDDETDPHKMKVPQLKEWLTAQGITFDAALNKPDLQALIPKE
- a CDS encoding major capsid protein codes for the protein MATTQLSDIFVRDYYGALAPVNTPEKTSVFESGIVTRSPTLDNIANNGQGTSEISYWQDLDADEAPNISNDNPDDLGEVGKAEQGSMRARTLYLNKGYGVADLTAELANSEPMQHIRNRFGTYWTRQWQRYLLGAARGIIASNIANNAGDMVKDAGATISATAFQDAAFTAGDAADMFGAIGVHSVVMNQMVKQDLIEYLRDSTGKIILATYLGKPVFMDDSLTYAPGQFLSVFFGQGAFGYGEGTPHVPVELQRKPDGGNGGGAEVLWERKTFILQPAGFSWKGSNNLNLSPNATQYASAANWERVFDRKQVPFAAVISGTATP
- a CDS encoding minor capsid protein → MATKPTQTADEVLLEQVSRHAVLLERLKAGEVKKFETYLRRADSHVRDQLTRKELTTYGRSRLEEFLGRVGGKLLEIYKAFSDRMQSDLVDIALYEAAFEGRSLAKALLIDAIMPTDALIRTAINTQPLQVSGIDGGTLLKSFLNGWTRTESTRVTNAIRLGVVQGQTNAEITQAIRGTAAQNFTDGVLAVSNRNARSIVQTAVQHVATTARMETLKANADVIPGYRWVSTLDRKTSTLCKSLDGREFEIGKGPLPPAHVNCRSTTVPVTRLSALFAEGATRASVGAGGGAQVSAGLVYYQWLKTQPAAFQDAALGPVRGKLFRDGGLTAERFAALQLDKNFKPLTLEKLKELEPLAFDRAGIS